In the Flavobacteriales bacterium genome, one interval contains:
- a CDS encoding polyprenyl synthetase family protein, translated as MSSLDKIKQPVRLEMEEFEGRFRSSMRSEVALLDKITHYIVKRKGKQMRPMFVFLTAKMLADTNDQTYRAATLIELLHTATLVHDDVVDDASKRRGFFSINALWKNKVAVLVGDYLLSRGLLLAVKHKDFHLLEITSNAVREMSEGELLQMEKARKLDITEEIYFNIIRQKTASLIASCCASGAASVSEDKELIEQMRLFGETVGIAFQIRDDLFDYGSDSNIGKPTGIDIKEKKMTLPLIHALNNSDRSEKRFIINTIKNHNTDEERVAKVIALVREKGGIDYTNKRMKEYQQKALKMLESYPDNEARKSLVDLVNFVIDRTK; from the coding sequence TTGTCATCACTCGATAAAATAAAGCAGCCGGTTCGGTTGGAAATGGAGGAATTTGAAGGACGTTTCCGTTCTTCCATGCGCAGTGAAGTGGCGCTTCTCGACAAGATCACGCATTACATCGTCAAGCGAAAGGGCAAGCAAATGCGACCAATGTTCGTGTTCCTCACGGCCAAAATGCTGGCTGATACGAATGATCAAACTTATCGCGCAGCAACATTGATTGAATTGCTTCATACGGCAACACTGGTTCACGATGATGTGGTGGATGATGCATCCAAACGAAGAGGTTTCTTCAGCATCAACGCACTATGGAAGAACAAAGTGGCAGTTTTGGTCGGAGATTATCTGCTTAGCCGCGGACTTCTTTTGGCAGTGAAGCATAAGGATTTTCATCTGCTTGAAATTACTTCAAACGCAGTTCGAGAAATGAGTGAAGGTGAACTCTTGCAAATGGAGAAAGCCCGAAAACTCGACATAACGGAAGAAATCTATTTCAATATCATCAGACAGAAAACGGCCTCGTTGATTGCTAGTTGTTGCGCTTCTGGTGCGGCAAGTGTTTCTGAAGATAAGGAATTGATAGAGCAGATGCGTTTGTTCGGAGAAACAGTTGGAATCGCCTTTCAGATTCGTGATGATCTTTTCGATTACGGAAGCGATTCCAACATTGGTAAACCAACAGGCATCGATATCAAGGAAAAGAAAATGACCTTGCCGCTGATCCATGCCTTGAATAACTCGGACAGGTCAGAAAAACGATTTATCATCAACACCATCAAAAATCACAACACAGATGAAGAGCGTGTGGCCAAAGTGATTGCTTTGGTGCGCGAAAAAGGCGGCATTGACTACACCAACAAACGCATGAAAGAGTATCAGCAGAAAGCACTTAAGATGCTGGAATCCTATCCTGACAATGAGGCAAGGAAATCATTGGTTGATCTGGTCAATTTTGTGATTGATAGAACCAAATAA
- a CDS encoding DUF4468 domain-containing protein, with protein sequence MRIIALMLLASLPLTLLAQKKGELSWPAMTVDPSTNLITYSEVPEVAGVAVADLFDRAMKWGGEHYKNFGEKLRKQDKEAGEMEIFNRFPIYAYDSKGVKTTSRQGLAQYTLTIKFRDGRYKYTITDLNIKASSYEPLEPWLDKEDKDAANHCHYLTDIDAEIRATIQSMKDNLAKDPAKSGDDW encoded by the coding sequence ATGAGAATTATAGCCTTGATGCTGCTCGCATCATTACCACTGACTCTATTGGCACAGAAAAAAGGTGAATTGAGCTGGCCAGCAATGACCGTTGACCCAAGCACCAATCTTATTACTTACAGCGAGGTTCCCGAAGTTGCTGGTGTTGCTGTTGCAGACCTGTTTGACAGAGCAATGAAATGGGGTGGGGAACATTACAAGAATTTTGGAGAGAAACTGAGAAAGCAAGACAAGGAAGCGGGTGAAATGGAGATTTTCAATCGCTTCCCTATCTACGCGTATGATAGTAAAGGAGTGAAGACAACCAGCCGTCAAGGATTGGCACAATACACCTTGACCATCAAGTTTAGAGATGGTAGATACAAATACACCATCACCGATTTGAACATCAAGGCTTCAAGCTATGAACCCTTGGAGCCATGGTTGGACAAAGAGGACAAGGATGCTGCAAATCACTGTCATTATTTAACTGATATTGATGCTGAGATTCGCGCAACGATCCAGAGCATGAAAGATAATCTTGCCAAAGACCCTGCGAAATCAGGAGACGATTGGTAA
- a CDS encoding D-alanyl-D-alanine carboxypeptidase yields MKITRRLRSTGLLLTPLVLFLLLLFSEPTALFGWSSGPNKEETVTEEPTPKQFDYINIAIDSSLAYQPELIKAGLVYDYTENRLVWEKNLDQLFPVASLTKMMVALIVMEQVEAGKFSLDELVTVSKAATCVGGSCVYVKTGQQLSIADLLQAAMIRSGNDAAFALAEHVGGTEEDFVRLMNEKAESLGMENTCFSNPTGMPVKSNVLFDNESTAADLLLLARDLVKYEAILKMTSKSTESIRNANGIYTYETRNTLVKDYAEIDGLKTGFTNAAKYCIVATSKRCDHRVITILLGVETKAQRYNVAVNLFNNYYSSIGLGKLGEEFEETANAN; encoded by the coding sequence ATGAAAATAACCCGAAGATTGAGATCGACAGGATTGCTTCTCACCCCGTTGGTACTGTTCCTTCTTCTCCTTTTTTCAGAGCCTACAGCACTCTTCGGATGGTCAAGCGGGCCAAATAAAGAAGAAACAGTTACCGAAGAACCTACCCCAAAACAGTTCGACTATATTAACATTGCCATTGATTCTTCATTGGCCTACCAACCCGAGCTCATCAAAGCAGGACTCGTTTACGATTATACGGAGAACCGTCTGGTGTGGGAGAAGAATCTCGATCAGCTCTTTCCTGTTGCATCGTTGACCAAAATGATGGTTGCTCTGATTGTAATGGAACAGGTTGAGGCAGGAAAATTCAGCTTAGATGAATTGGTTACGGTAAGTAAAGCAGCCACGTGCGTGGGTGGATCCTGCGTTTACGTAAAGACCGGACAACAGCTTTCTATCGCAGACCTATTGCAAGCCGCCATGATCCGTTCGGGCAATGATGCGGCATTTGCGCTGGCCGAACACGTGGGCGGAACCGAAGAAGATTTTGTGCGATTAATGAACGAAAAAGCCGAAAGCCTTGGCATGGAAAACACGTGCTTCTCCAATCCGACCGGAATGCCCGTGAAATCAAATGTGCTTTTCGACAACGAATCGACTGCTGCTGACCTGCTACTGTTAGCACGGGATCTGGTGAAGTATGAGGCTATCTTGAAGATGACATCCAAAAGCACAGAGTCTATTCGTAATGCAAACGGCATTTACACCTATGAGACCCGAAACACCCTTGTAAAGGATTATGCGGAGATCGATGGATTGAAAACGGGTTTTACAAACGCGGCCAAATACTGCATTGTGGCAACTTCTAAGCGGTGCGACCATCGCGTGATCACCATTCTGTTAGGAGTCGAGACTAAGGCGCAACGCTACAATGTTGCTGTCAATCTTTTCAACAATTACTACAGCTCAATCGGCTTGGGTAAACTTGGCGAGGAATTTGAAGAGACTGCAAACGCAAACTGA
- the truB gene encoding tRNA pseudouridine(55) synthase TruB codes for MNLVDSFNFKDGEVLLLDKPYGPTSFSIVNRVRGIIKRKLKVKNIKVGHAGTLDPLATGLLIICTGKATKTISTIQDAEKEYTGTITVGATTPSYDLETEVNETFPIDHITDEMIREMAMKMVGEHDQMPPIFSAKQVDGKRAYDLARAGKDVKLNTKRVLINAFDITSINRVDGKIEVGFRAHCSKGTYIRSLAFDFGKVLNSGGYLSELRRTRIGDYSVEDAITTDQFQVMLHGETV; via the coding sequence ATAAATTTGGTCGATTCATTCAATTTCAAAGACGGGGAAGTATTGCTTTTAGATAAGCCTTACGGACCTACTTCGTTTTCCATTGTCAACCGTGTTCGCGGCATCATTAAGCGAAAACTGAAGGTCAAAAACATTAAGGTCGGCCATGCCGGAACATTGGATCCGCTTGCAACCGGACTGTTGATCATCTGTACAGGTAAAGCCACAAAAACCATCAGCACCATTCAAGATGCTGAGAAGGAATACACGGGAACCATCACTGTTGGCGCCACCACGCCATCTTATGATCTTGAAACGGAAGTGAACGAAACCTTCCCGATCGACCATATTACGGACGAAATGATTCGTGAAATGGCTATGAAAATGGTTGGCGAACACGATCAAATGCCGCCAATCTTTTCGGCAAAACAAGTAGATGGCAAGCGCGCTTATGATCTAGCTCGTGCAGGAAAAGATGTAAAGCTGAATACAAAGCGCGTGCTTATCAATGCCTTCGATATTACCTCAATCAATCGTGTTGATGGTAAAATCGAGGTCGGATTCAGAGCCCATTGTTCTAAAGGAACGTACATCCGTTCGTTGGCATTCGATTTCGGAAAAGTGCTGAATTCGGGCGGTTATCTTTCTGAACTAAGAAGAACGCGCATTGGTGATTACAGTGTGGAAGACGCCATCACAACCGATCAATTTCAGGTGATGTTGCACGGTGAAACCGTCTGA
- a CDS encoding amidohydrolase family protein, whose amino-acid sequence MRFLSADIIFPIYANPIPNGIVAVSANGTIQEVMLPDSSNALEPSRIERFEGALCPGFINAHCHLELSHMKGLVPEKTGLPAFIMQIVSRRNENADQKMEAIHLADEEMWLNGIQAVGDICNTADTLETKRNSRIKYHSFVEVFSFDSSKADEVLKEGIRVANEYQQSDLNATIVPHAPYSVSERLFDGIRAQQQQFPGPISIHNQETESENEMFVSGSGELVEIFKKFGEDFSNFKPQFSSALDYHLRQLPQDQPALLVHNTMTKAEEFEVVKSLRNDAFWCTCAQANKYIENRIPNIPMWLKKEANVCVGTDSLASNHRLSILEELKLIQANYPQIGIATLLKMATLNGAAALGMEKEKGSFHKGKLPGVLWLKNLNLEDGLLTDSASVQRII is encoded by the coding sequence ATGCGATTCCTTTCAGCAGACATCATCTTTCCCATTTACGCCAATCCAATACCTAATGGAATTGTGGCTGTAAGTGCCAATGGAACCATTCAAGAAGTGATGCTTCCTGATAGTTCAAATGCACTAGAACCAAGTCGTATTGAGCGTTTTGAAGGCGCCTTGTGTCCTGGATTCATCAACGCACATTGCCATTTGGAGCTTTCGCATATGAAAGGTTTGGTGCCTGAAAAAACAGGTTTACCAGCATTCATCATGCAAATCGTTTCGAGAAGAAATGAAAATGCCGATCAGAAAATGGAAGCCATACATTTGGCTGATGAAGAAATGTGGCTTAATGGCATTCAAGCCGTTGGCGACATCTGCAACACGGCTGACACACTTGAAACGAAGCGGAATAGCCGAATCAAGTATCACTCATTCGTAGAAGTTTTTTCATTCGATTCTTCCAAAGCCGATGAGGTTTTGAAAGAAGGAATTCGCGTAGCGAATGAATACCAGCAAAGTGATCTGAACGCCACCATTGTTCCGCACGCGCCTTACTCGGTGAGTGAACGCCTGTTCGATGGAATTAGAGCGCAACAGCAGCAATTTCCCGGACCGATCAGTATTCACAATCAAGAGACTGAAAGTGAGAATGAAATGTTTGTTTCGGGCAGTGGCGAACTCGTTGAGATATTCAAAAAATTTGGAGAGGATTTTTCCAATTTCAAACCTCAGTTCAGCAGTGCGCTCGATTATCATCTTAGGCAATTACCACAAGATCAACCTGCACTTTTGGTTCATAATACTATGACCAAAGCAGAAGAATTTGAAGTGGTAAAATCGCTGCGGAATGATGCGTTCTGGTGCACTTGTGCTCAGGCCAACAAGTACATCGAAAATCGCATTCCAAACATACCAATGTGGCTAAAAAAAGAAGCGAACGTATGTGTGGGAACAGATAGTTTGGCCAGTAATCATCGGCTTTCAATTTTGGAGGAACTGAAGCTGATTCAGGCAAATTATCCTCAGATTGGCATTGCAACGCTTCTCAAAATGGCAACACTTAATGGTGCTGCAGCATTGGGTATGGAAAAAGAAAAAGGCAGCTTCCACAAAGGAAAACTGCCTGGAGTTCTTTGGTTGAAAAACCTGAATTTAGAAGATGGACTTCTAACAGATTCAGCTTCCGTTCAACGTATTATCTGA
- a CDS encoding 2-C-methyl-D-erythritol 4-phosphate cytidylyltransferase gives MVIVAGGSGTRMGAEIPKQFIELNGKPILMHTLQNLHAMDEDMQLVLVLPKDQFSYWLELTSKHNFSLQHELTEGGDTRFLSVRNGLAKVSDPEVVGIHDGVRPFPSQKVVEACFAIAKHSGAAVPVVPIVQSLRILNDGNSESVDRNIYRAVQTPQCFETSILKKAFENAQGVDYSDDASVVESNGQQIHLVDGNVENIKITTPLDLELAQLIIARPIN, from the coding sequence ATGGTCATAGTCGCTGGTGGAAGCGGCACCAGAATGGGAGCGGAAATTCCCAAGCAGTTCATAGAATTGAACGGAAAGCCCATTCTTATGCACACGCTTCAAAACCTGCATGCGATGGATGAAGACATGCAGTTGGTGCTCGTTCTTCCAAAAGATCAGTTTTCTTACTGGCTTGAACTCACTTCAAAACATAATTTTTCTCTTCAACATGAATTGACAGAAGGCGGTGATACGCGCTTCCTTTCGGTTAGAAATGGCCTCGCTAAAGTTTCAGATCCAGAAGTTGTAGGCATCCACGATGGTGTACGGCCATTTCCATCACAAAAAGTGGTCGAAGCATGTTTTGCGATTGCCAAGCATAGTGGAGCAGCGGTTCCAGTCGTTCCAATTGTTCAGAGCCTTCGGATATTGAATGATGGAAACAGTGAGTCTGTTGATCGAAATATATACCGTGCGGTGCAAACGCCTCAATGTTTTGAGACATCAATTCTCAAGAAAGCGTTCGAAAATGCTCAAGGTGTAGACTATTCGGATGATGCTTCCGTTGTTGAATCAAACGGGCAGCAGATACATTTGGTTGATGGAAATGTCGAAAACATCAAGATCACAACACCTTTGGACCTCGAACTGGCCCAATTGATAATTGCAAGACCAATCAATTGA
- the rlmN gene encoding 23S rRNA (adenine(2503)-C(2))-methyltransferase RlmN: MTEKKDIRALTDDEITSFFIDNGDKAFRAKQVREWLWKKGAQSFDEMTNLSKPTRDMLEENFSINAVTVDEKQVSEDRTIKSSFKTTDGKFVEGVLIPTASRMTACISSQIGCSLSCKFCATGRLDRLRNLNADEIFDQVVHIARQSEEHYGIPLSNIVYMGMGEPLLNYKNVLDSIERVTSPEGLGMSPKRITVSTAGIAKMIHKLADDKVKFNLALSLHAANEKKRDYIMPINESNNLIVLAEEMRYFYEQTGTRPTLEYIIFKDFNDSLEDAKELALFCKNFPTKINIIEYNPIDGGEFKKADIAKTDQFKLFLEERNLIVNIRRSRGKDIDAACGQLANKLST; encoded by the coding sequence ATGACCGAAAAAAAGGACATACGGGCATTGACCGATGATGAAATTACTTCATTTTTCATCGACAATGGCGACAAAGCATTTAGAGCGAAACAGGTTCGTGAATGGCTTTGGAAGAAAGGAGCACAGTCGTTTGATGAGATGACCAATCTCTCTAAACCTACACGCGACATGCTGGAAGAGAACTTCAGCATCAACGCAGTTACGGTTGATGAGAAACAGGTAAGCGAAGACCGAACCATCAAAAGTTCGTTCAAAACGACTGACGGAAAGTTTGTGGAAGGTGTTCTGATTCCAACTGCCAGCAGAATGACAGCTTGCATCTCATCGCAAATTGGTTGCAGTTTGAGTTGCAAATTCTGTGCAACAGGCCGCTTGGACCGATTGAGGAACCTGAATGCGGATGAGATATTTGATCAGGTCGTTCACATTGCAAGGCAAAGCGAAGAGCACTATGGAATTCCGCTCAGCAACATCGTTTACATGGGAATGGGCGAACCGCTTCTCAACTATAAGAATGTGCTTGATAGTATTGAACGGGTCACTTCACCAGAAGGTCTGGGAATGTCTCCGAAACGGATCACGGTTTCAACTGCGGGAATTGCCAAGATGATCCACAAACTGGCGGATGATAAAGTGAAATTCAATTTGGCGTTATCGCTTCATGCCGCCAATGAGAAAAAGCGCGATTATATCATGCCAATAAACGAGTCGAATAATTTGATAGTTCTGGCTGAGGAAATGCGCTATTTCTATGAGCAAACAGGCACGCGTCCAACCTTGGAATACATCATTTTCAAGGATTTTAACGATTCGTTGGAAGACGCGAAGGAGTTGGCGCTGTTCTGCAAGAATTTCCCAACCAAGATCAATATCATCGAATACAATCCAATTGATGGTGGAGAATTCAAGAAGGCTGATATTGCTAAAACGGATCAGTTCAAATTGTTCTTAGAAGAACGAAATCTGATCGTCAACATCAGGCGAAGCAGAGGAAAAGACATTGATGCCGCTTGCGGACAATTGGCCAACAAACTTTCCACCTAA
- the queA gene encoding tRNA preQ1(34) S-adenosylmethionine ribosyltransferase-isomerase QueA, which translates to MKLSQFKFNIPQELIAYHPTQDREESRMMVLDRKKGTIEHKTFKDILDYFDDGDSFLLNNTKVFPARLIGKKEKTEAQIEVFLLRELNRESILWDVLVDPARKIRIGNKLYFGDDDSLVAEVIDNTTSRGRTLRFLFDGTHEEFKKTIFDLGETPLPKYIKRAAEPEDEERYQTVFAKHEGAVAAPTAGLHFSKQLLKRLELKGVNFAEITLHVGLGTFRPVEVEDLTKHKMDSEQLIITQEACDIVNASKDARKKVCAVGTTCMRASETSVSTIGHMKPYDGWTNKFIFPPYDFQVANCMVTNFHMPQSTLLMMVAAFAGYDFMREAYDQAIKEKYRFYSYGDAMLII; encoded by the coding sequence ATGAAATTATCACAGTTTAAATTCAACATTCCCCAAGAACTTATTGCCTACCATCCAACACAGGATCGCGAAGAGAGCCGAATGATGGTTCTTGACCGCAAAAAAGGCACAATAGAGCACAAAACATTCAAAGACATCCTCGATTATTTTGATGATGGCGATTCGTTTTTGCTGAATAATACAAAGGTTTTTCCAGCCCGTTTGATCGGTAAAAAAGAAAAGACCGAAGCTCAGATTGAAGTTTTCTTGCTTCGCGAATTGAACCGCGAAAGCATTCTTTGGGATGTTCTTGTTGATCCAGCACGTAAGATCCGAATCGGTAACAAACTTTATTTCGGAGATGATGATAGCTTGGTCGCTGAGGTAATTGACAACACGACATCAAGAGGAAGAACACTTCGTTTCTTGTTTGATGGAACGCATGAAGAATTCAAAAAGACCATTTTTGATCTTGGCGAAACACCTCTTCCAAAGTACATCAAACGAGCTGCAGAGCCAGAAGATGAAGAGCGTTACCAAACTGTATTTGCCAAGCATGAAGGTGCTGTGGCTGCTCCAACGGCAGGATTGCATTTCAGCAAGCAATTGTTGAAGCGTTTGGAGTTGAAAGGCGTCAATTTCGCAGAGATCACGCTGCATGTTGGATTGGGAACTTTCCGCCCTGTTGAGGTTGAAGATCTGACGAAGCATAAAATGGACAGCGAGCAGCTGATCATTACTCAAGAAGCTTGCGATATCGTGAATGCTTCTAAAGATGCGAGGAAAAAAGTTTGTGCTGTTGGTACAACTTGTATGCGAGCTTCTGAAACTTCGGTAAGCACAATTGGTCACATGAAGCCATACGATGGTTGGACCAATAAATTCATCTTTCCACCGTACGATTTTCAAGTTGCAAATTGCATGGTCACCAATTTTCACATGCCGCAATCAACACTATTGATGATGGTAGCTGCATTTGCAGGTTACGATTTCATGCGCGAAGCTTACGATCAAGCCATCAAAGAGAAATACAGATTCTATTCTTACGGAGATGCGATGCTGATCATCTGA